Proteins from a genomic interval of Lolium perenne isolate Kyuss_39 chromosome 1, Kyuss_2.0, whole genome shotgun sequence:
- the LOC127327879 gene encoding uncharacterized protein, protein MLLAVEGGGFFSSSASGYSHGLALLLLGRKSEEQPVKASPWNHYRLVDRDAGHGGQLASAKDDVPGKCASFTCFGCTPARLEGASPPKLSSSNTPQKLSSSTNGNRIANGSINGIGKKGCLKSNSKRDSSDRSSIVSDGEEPRESLEEVQTLRTGMERRKVHWTDTCGKELFEIREFETSDEGLSDDEGENDGFRKCECVIQ, encoded by the exons ATGCTACTGGCTGTGGAGGGAGGAGGTTTTTTCTCGTCATCTGCATCAGGATACAGCCATGGCCTTGCGCTTTTGCTACTCGGACGGAAAAGTGAAGAACAGCCTGTGAAGGCATCGCCCTGGAACCACTATCGACTAGTTGACCGAGATGCTGGGCATGGTGGGCAGCTGGCTTCAGCGAAGGACGATGTTCCTGGTAAATGTGCTTCCTTTACCTGCTTTGGCTGCACACCTGCTAGGCTTGAGGGCGCATCTCCTCCGAAATTGAGCTCAAGTAACACGCCTCAGAAATTATCAAGTTCCACAAATGGGAACCGAATAGCGAATGGTTCCATCAACGGAATTGGGAAAAAAGGTTGTCTTAAGAGTAACTCGAAAAGGGACTCTTCTGACCGTAGTTCTATTGTAAGTGATGGTGAGGAACCACGGGAGTCTCTGGAAGAGGTGCAAACTTTGAGAACTGGAATGGAGCGAAGAAAAGTCCACTGGACTGACACATGCGGGAAGGAACTTTTTGAGATCAGAGAATTTGAAACAAG CGATGAAGGTCTATCAGACGATGAAGGGGAGAACGATGGTTTCCGGAAATGTGAGTGTGTGATCCAGTAG